A part of Emys orbicularis isolate rEmyOrb1 chromosome 13, rEmyOrb1.hap1, whole genome shotgun sequence genomic DNA contains:
- the TEPSIN gene encoding AP-4 complex accessory subunit tepsin: MSAERIMAAPLRDRLGFLSRLPTLMKGTSDDDVPCPGYLFKEITKISHDSPGSSQCLLEHLLNRLQNNSCHVKLKVLKILLYMCTHGSSHFLQQLKRNSTFIQEAAVFAGPPDPLHGNSLYQKVRAAAQDLAGALFSDTLSPLPSAQPCRPLPPTGMGSKPSPCSSFQGFGFTSERSGSPSAGEALLATIQKAAEVVASAVLPSPEFPPPCPRELQDDAYQPVTAPSPGKSCVVPPKPPAPAAHSLRVSHQPGQAGGGWEETDSGHSSQNSSQENGELSRTSDSYSKSGSDSPSGASRELGNVTERVEGDCLQELSLVGALTRGSKVFLTREEAQHFIKECGLLNCEVVLELLSRTLQDPSQLVCMRSMCAISSLLGSDLLAHEQISGITRPHLQQLSQRSPGPVANKATKLLRQFEALCRSCPSPKRSQPDTDPSAPARGSPQHTRDLLTDLMPLAGETVLKPVSLAPFLSETWKAPAFDAHPAAVPAPAGEQGTEVETCEQFGDVAPGGRCQQEVECRLTGPEPQLDAARTETLNGRQGAAASPQSLSLFAGMELVGLPGTAVANPGGEECASRVPRTLPCTGTASAKAHGDSEGSREPSAFSFLNM, encoded by the exons aTGAGCGCAGAGAGAATCATGGCGGCGCCGCTGCGGGACCGGTTGGGCTTCCTGAGCCGG CTGCCCACTCTGATGAAAGGCACCTCGGATGACGACGTCCCATGCCCTGGGTACCTGTTTAAGGAAATCACAA AGATCTCCCACGACTCCCCAGGGAGCAGCCAGTGCCTCCTGGAGCACCTCCTCAACCGACTGCAGAATAACTCCTGTCACGTCAAGCTGAAG GTGCTGAAGATTCTGCTGTATATGTGCACGCATGGCTCTTCGCATTTCCTCCAGCAGCTGAAAAGGAATTCCACCTTCATCCAGGAAGCAGCAG TGTTCGCGGGGCCGCCAGATCCCCTGCACGGCAACAGCTTGTACCAGAAGGTCcgagcagcagcacag GACTTGGCCGGTGCTTTATTTTCGGATACCTTGTCGCCCCTGCCCTCTGCTCAGCCCTGCAGGCCACTTCCCCCAACAG GAATgggctccaagcccagcccctgcagctccttccAAGGCTTTGGCTTCACGAGCGAGAGAAGCGGCTCTC CTTCCGCCGGCGAGGCCCTGCTCGCCACCATACAGAAAGCAGCCGAGGTGGTCGCCAGCGCTGTGCTGCCCAGCCCGgagttcccccctccctgccccagggagctgcaGGACGATGCCTACCAGCCCGTGACGGCGCCTTCTCCTGGTAAAAGCTGTGTGGTGCCTCCAAagccccctgctcctgcagcccACAGCCTGCGAG TGAGTCACCAGcctgggcaggcaggaggtggctGGGAAGAGACGGACAGTGGGCACAGCTCCCAGAACTCCTCGCAGGAGAACGGGGAGCTGAGCAGGACCTCTGACTCCTACAGCAAATCAGGCAGCGACAGCCCCTCGGGGgccagcagggagctggggaacGTAACTGAGAG GGTGGAGGGCGACTGCCTGCAGGAGCTGAGCCTGGTGGGCGCGCTGACCAGGGGCTCCAAGGTCTTCCTGACGCGGGAGGAGGCCCAGCACTTCATCAAAGA GTGCGGGCTGCTGAACTGCGAGGTGGTGCTGGAACTGCTGAGCCGGACGCTGCAGGACCCCAGCCAGCTCGTCTGCATG AGGTCCATGTGTGCCATATCTTCCCTCCTGGGCTCCGACCTGCTGGCCCACGAGCAGATCTCTGGGATTACCCGGCCACACCTGCAGCAACTCAGCCAAAGAAGTCCCGGTCCCGTGGCCAACAAAGCCACAAAG ctcctgAGGCAGTTTGAGGCTTTGTGCAGGAGCTGCCCGTCTCCCAAGAGATCACAGCCGGACACGGATCCCTCTGCTCCTGCCAGGggctccccccagcacacacGCGACTTGCTGACGGACCTCATGCCTCTGGCAGGAGAGACCGTTCTCAAACCCGTGAGCTTAGCCCCTTTCCTCTCGGAGACGTGGAAAGCCCCAGCATTCGATGCGCATCCTGCGGCCGTGCCCGCCCCTGCGGGAGAGCAGGGCACAGAAGTGGAGACCTGTGAGCAGTTTGGGGATGTCGCACCAGGCGGTCGGTGTCAGCAGGAGGTGGAGTGCAGACTAACGGGGCCTGAGCCCCAGCTGGATGCTGCCCGGACAGAGACGCTGaatggcaggcagggggcagccgCATCCCCTCAGAGCCTCTCCCTGTTCGCTGGCATGGAGCTGGTGGGCCTTCCAGGCACAGCAGTAGCCAACCCTGGTGGGGAGGAATGTGCCTCTCGTGTTCCACGGACACTGCCCTGCACTGGGACTGCCAGCGCCAAGGCTCACGGGGACTCCGAGGGCAGCAGGGAACCTTCTGCGTTCTCCTTCCTCAACATGTag